The following are encoded together in the Lathyrus oleraceus cultivar Zhongwan6 chromosome 3, CAAS_Psat_ZW6_1.0, whole genome shotgun sequence genome:
- the LOC127127040 gene encoding F-box/kelch-repeat protein At3g23880 — MFPYPVFISGDLIVEVLSLLNVKSILRFRCVNKHWDTLISHPTFVNLHLKKSAKQNPHFLLITEHGTHIPGESPYGSDDEAEYERGVIPYSIRSLLENPSFALSIDSFYLVQDKGCSDIVGSCNGLICLIGESNIREYKEYWFRLWNPSTRTTSPKFGFLRLFHNLPGYTAYNDYFNFTFGYDNSTDTYKIFASTYITRELRSDVRILSLSDDVWRDIQTFPVDPLSSCETGVSFKSTINWLAIHNTVWYSGDYYKDITIDQFLIVSLDLRTETYNQYLLPREFDEVPPIAPVIGVLGDCLCFSYRYKETDLIIWQMKKFGVQDSWTQFLKISCHSLQIDYDYSEYMKYHFDLVPLFLSKDGDTLILNNIQEDHKILYNWRNNSVVRTNITARKTITQDETSDLVSCSSNGYFESLVSVFGVIKRTANS; from the exons ATGTTTCCATATCCGGTGTTCATCTCTGGAGATCTCATTGTTGAGGTGTTATCTCTTCTTAATGTGAAATCTATTCTTCGATTCAGATGTGTTAACAAGCATTGGGATACTCTCATTTCCCATCCAACTTTTGTGAATTTGCATCTCAAGAAATCAGCAAAACAAAATCCTCACTTCTTACTCATCACCGAACATGGAACACATATCCCAGGTGAGTCACCCTATGGTAGTGATGATGAAGCGGAGTATGAACGTGGTGTCATTCCCTACTCCATAAGAAGCTTACTCGAGAATCCTTCATTCGCGCTTTCCATCGACTCTTTTTACTTGGTGCAAGACAAAGGATGCTCTGATATAGTTGGTTCCTGCAATGGATTGATCTGTTTAATAGGTGAATCCAACATCCGTGAGTATAAAGAGTACTGGTTCCGATTATGGAACCCATCCACCAGGACAACATCGCCAAAATTTGGGTTCTTACGCTTATTTCACAATCTTCCCGGTTACACCGCCTATAATGACTATTTCAACTTTACCTTTGGTTATGATAACTCTACAGACACTTATAAGATATTTGCCTCAACTTACATTACGCGTGAATTGAGAAGCGATGTCAGAATTCTAAGTTTGAGTGATGATGTTTGGAGAGATATTCAAACTTTCCCTGTCGATCCTTTGTCCTCTTGTGAAACTGGTGTGTCTTTCAAAAGCACTATTAACTGGTTGGCCATTCATAATACAGTTTGGTATAGCGGCGATTATTATAAGGATATTACTATTGATCAATTTTTGATTGTTTCCCTTGATTTGAGGACAGAGACATACAATCAGTACTTATTGCCTCGTGAATTTGATGAAGTTCCACCTATAGCTCCAGTTATTGGTGTGTTGGGAGACTGTCTTTGTTTTTCTTATCGTTATAAGGAAACCGATCTTATTATATGGCAGATGAAGAAATTTGGGGTCCAAGATTCTTGGACTCAATTTCTTAAAATTAGTTGTCACTCTCTTCAAATTGATTATGACTATAGTGAATATATGAAGTATCATTTTGATTTGGTTCCACTATTTCTTTCTAAGGATGGTGATACACTGATACTTAATAACATTCAAGAAGACCATAAAATTCTCTATAATTGGAGAAATAATAGTGTAGTGCGAACAAATATTACTGCAAGAAAAACAATTACTCAGGATGAAACTTCGGATTTGGTCTCATGCTCATCCAATGGCTATTTTGAAAGCTTAGTTTCAGTTTTTGGAGT AATTAAAAGGACAGCCAATAGCTAA